From Cydia fagiglandana chromosome 6, ilCydFagi1.1, whole genome shotgun sequence, the proteins below share one genomic window:
- the LOC134665492 gene encoding uncharacterized protein LOC134665492, whose amino-acid sequence MQDEHRAAIQKCFTSLVEQTDLETMVSALYEKGVFSEAMIEPYKDISREPRLRKRQLYMDVMRRGPNAFRHLVDALMETGAWIVARELDPESLPMRRPERLAPNPRPKSNDSEYVSLKIAKKMGSGGTNTNTEPRSLADSIQLAPATL is encoded by the exons ATGCAGGACGAGCACCGAGCTGCGATACAAAAATGTTTCACCTCCTTAGTGGAACAGACTGACTTGGAAACAATGGTGTCTGCCCTCTATGAAAAGGGAGTGTTTTCTGAAGCCATGATCGAGCCATATAAA GACATAAGCAGGGAGCCTAGACTGCGCAAACGCCAGCTTTACATGGATGTGATGCGCCGAGGACCTAATGCCTTCCGGCACCTGGTGGACGCACTGATGGAGACGGGGGCTTGGATAGTGGCTCGCGAACTGGATCCAGAGTCACTACCAATGCGCAGACCTGAGCGGCTGGCTCCTAACCCAC GCCCCAAATCAAATGACAGCGAGTATGTCagtttaaaaatagcaaaaaaaatggGATCAGGAGGAACTAACACAAATACTGAACCAA GGTCTTTGGCTGACTCCATCCAGCTTGCACCTGCGACCTTATGA
- the LOC134664916 gene encoding E3 ubiquitin-protein ligase SIAH1A-like yields the protein MSTNKRRGGASSCAVPGVPALAVSTVPTAMSADLASLFECPVCFDYVLPPILQCQSGHLVCSSCRPKLSCCPTCRGPLGNIRNLAMEKVASNVMFPCKHSNTGCTVTLVHTEKAEHEEACEFRPYSCPCPGASCKWQGGLDQVMPHLMMSHKSITTLQGEDIVFLATDINLPGAVDWVMMQSCFNHHFMLVLEKQEKFDGHQQFFAIVQLIGSRKEAENFAYRLELNGHRRRLTWEAMPRSIHEGVSSAIMNSDCLVFDTSLAQLFADNGNLGINVTISIA from the coding sequence ATGAGCACGAATAAGAGGCGCGGAGGAGCTAGCAGTTGTGCCGTGCCCGGGGTGCCCGCGCTGGCCGTATCCACCGTGCCCACCGCCATGTCGGCCGACCTCGCCTCGCTGTTTGAATGCCCTGTGTGCTTCGACTATGTTCTCCCGCCCATCCTGCAGTGCCAGAGCGGGCACTTGGTGTGCTCGAGCTGCCGACCCAAGCTGTCGTGCTGCCCGACGTGCCGCGGGCCCCTCGGCAACATTCGCAACCTCGCCATGGAGAAAGTTGCTAGCAATGTAATGTTCCCCTGCAAACACTCCAACACCGGCTGTACTGTGACCCTGGTGCACACCGAGAAGGCCGAGCACGAGGAAGCCTGCGAGTTCAGACCCTACTCCTGCCCCTGTCCCGGGGCCTCCTGCAAATGGCAGGGTGGCCTGGATCAAGTGATGCCTCACCTTATGATGTCACACAAAAGCATCACAACCCTACAAGGCGAAGACATAGTTTTTCTGGCTACTGACATAAACCTACCTGGAGCAGTAGATTGGGTGATGATGCAGTCTTGCTTTAATCATCACTTCATGCTAGTTCTGGAAAAGCAGGAGAAGTTTGACGGGCATCAGCAATTCTTTGCTATAGTGCAGCTTATAGGTTCTAGGAAGGAGGCGGAGAACTTTGCATACAGGTTAGAGCTGAATGGCCACCGTCGTAGGCTGACCTGGGAAGCGATGCCGCGCTCCATACATGAAGGTGTCTCCTCCGCTATCATGAACTCTGACTGCCTCGTCTTTGACACATCACTGGCTCAGCTTTTTGCTGACAATGGAAACCTTGGCATAAATGTCACAATATCTATTGCCTAA